A single region of the Vicia villosa cultivar HV-30 ecotype Madison, WI linkage group LG4, Vvil1.0, whole genome shotgun sequence genome encodes:
- the LOC131597833 gene encoding putative protein FAR1-RELATED SEQUENCE 10 yields the protein MLQGRKIGSNSRKRESKAQTRCGCETNCRVHIEITIRIWYINYLNDCHNHTLIHEKYLGMLLAHEKITDYDKFQMDNMRKIGIRTIQVFGLFSYQAGGHDKVGFRRRDLYNEVTKDKRSDLSDAEVALEFLATMSCSDEVFETLY from the coding sequence ATGCTACAGGGAAGAAAAATTGGAAGCAATAGTCGAAAGCGAGAATCCAAGGCTCAGACAAGATGTGGTTGTGAAACGAATTGTCGAGTTCATATTGAAATAACTATTAGAATATGGTACATTAACTATTTGAATGATTGTCACAATCATACTTTGATTCATGAAAAATATTTGGGGATGTTACTAGCTCACGAAAAGATAACGGATTATGACAAATTTCAGATGGACAATATGAGAAAGATTGGCATTAGGACTATACAAGTGTTTGGGTTGTTTTCTTATCAAGCTGGTGGACATGATAAGGTTGGATTCCGCCGACGTGACTTGTACAATGAAGTCACTAAAGATAAGAGAAGTGACTTGTCAGATGCAGAAGTTGCACTTGAGTTTCTTGCAACCATGTCTTGTAGTGATGAAGTTTTTGAGACATTGTATTGA